The Choristoneura fumiferana chromosome 10, NRCan_CFum_1, whole genome shotgun sequence genome has a segment encoding these proteins:
- the ATPsyndelta gene encoding ATP synthase, delta subunit: protein MSVALRGLMRSAVRRVQVRSFAAEPPKEGEMALTFAAGNKVFYDKVVVKQVDVPSFSGAFGILPKHVPTLAVLRPGVVTVLENDGKQNKIFVSSGTVTVNDDSSVQVLAEEAHPLDSLDRGAAQEALSKAQSELSSAANDKAKAEAAIAVEVAEEIVKAAS, encoded by the exons ATGTCTGTGGCACTTCGCGGTTTGATGAGGAGCGCAGTGAGGAGGGTACAGGTTCGCAGCTTTGCGGCAGAGCCTCCCAAAGAAGGAGAGATGGCCCTCACCTTTGCTGCTGGCAACAAA GTGTTCTATGACAAAGTGGTGGTAAAGCAGGTTGATGTCCCATCCTTCAGCGGAGCTTTCGGCATCCTGCCCAAGCATGTACCCACACTTG CTGTACTCCGGCCAGGAGTTGTAACAGTCCTTGAGAACGACggcaaacaaaataaaatctttgtgtCATCAGGCACCGTCACTGTCAATGATGACTCCTCTGTTCAG GTATTGGCAGAGGAGGCGCACCCCCTGGACAGCCTGGACCGCGGCGCGGCGCAAGAGGCTCTCAGCAAGGCTCAGTCCGAACTCAGCTCCGCCGCCAACGACAAG GCCAAAGCTGAGGCGGCGATTGCCGTCGAAGTCGCCGAAGAGATCGTCAAGGCTGCGTCGTAG